Sequence from the Gloeocapsopsis dulcis genome:
GGCGAGTAGACCTTGTGCCTTTTGTGGCTTTCTTCGCAAGAGAAGCGCGTACCCGATTATATTTATCCCGAACTCGTTGTATTTGTTTTCCGTCCCATTGATCCCCGCTTGAGGTATGAGCTATTTCCCGACGACCAAAATCGACCCCGATAACGTTATCGGATTTAATCGGTTGCGGCGCTTCGTCTTTAACCTGTATATGGATGTAATACTGTCCGTCTCGGTGCTTGCACAACTGAGCCGATGTAGGCTTGCGTCCAACAAGCTTGCCTCGCTGGTAGTTACTCACCACCAACTTAATATGCTCTCTACCATCTACCAAGGTCAGGCTAGCAGTCCAGTCTTTTTCGCGAAAGTCAAAAATCCTAGCGTCGTAATCAACGCTAGTCGGCTTAAAGGATTTAACTGGCTTGCCTTTTAGTTTGGCAGTTTTGCGGTTAGCCCCCACTCTGGCGCAAGCTCTGACAGCCAAGTTAGCACTCAAACCATAAATAGACCGCACCTCTGGATACACCAGATTTTGAATGCTGCTAGCACTGGTTATGGTTGGCTTAACGGTCTGATTAACATAGTTGCAAGCATCCGCAAACGCCTTCAAGGTCGCCTCAATCTTGACAACCTGTTCAGGGGTAGGGTTAAGCTTGCAAACTATCGTCAATACTTGTTTCATGAGTACAATAATATCACATATGATGTTTCGGAATTCAAAAAAAAATGATGTGCTTCGCACGTTTAATATTTGGCGCGGCGCTTACCGATTGCATGTCTAGAAGTCAGGGGCTTCCGCGCCACGCATTGTTCGGTGAAATCTGGCATTATCGATGACGATGACATCACCCAGTTGCAGATGCGGTACAAGACACTTCTCTAGCCAGCTCTCAAACAAAGCTCGGTTGCACGAACCGCTAAAGGTCATCGGTGCAAACAACTGCCCTTGCTTGAGCGCGGCAATCCAACTAACTCGTTCGGTACGCTTTCCTGATTTGAGAGCACACAAGCGTTGCCCAATCTCACAGTAGCCATAAGGGTAATCTTCTCGGTTATCAATGCCGGCTTCATCAATATACACAATCTGATTCACAGCTTTTGTCTTTAATTGGTCTTGGAACTCATGGTGCTTGAGAGCATCTCGTTCTCGATACCCGTAAGTCTTTTTTTCGACTGACTCCGATCTTTTGCATCGCATCACTGATGTTCTGCTGCGTTACATTGTCACCCCACAGTTTTGCCATCTGGGCTTGGGTTTTACCACCATGCTGCCGAACAAACTCACGAAATCTTTGCCAGTCCGTAATTTTATGTCTACACCCTTGCTGATAGTTCGCGATCGCCCGATACTCCCCCGTTTGTTCTTCTCGTTTGAGCCACAGGTCTAAGGTATTGCGACTGATATTGAACATCTCGCGCTCCATCCTTCTTCCGCTCACCTCGTTTCACTGCCGCAATCGCTTTTTGGCGCAGGTCTTCACTGTACGGGGATGGCATAATCGCTTTTGAATCCTCTTCTACCTTCTACTATAACGTCCTAATTCAGCTCCGTAATTTTATATAAGCTATATTACTTTCTTTTTGTCGCAATATTTCTCTCTAAAAGGATTTTTGATAACAGTTATTTCGTCTATTTTGGTACTAAAATTTACGTAAGTAGCCGAATAATAACTTTAGCAACTGGAACAAAATATTAAAGTTTTATTCATATACTTTTAACCTAAGATAAATCTAATTAGAGATAAAAGTATTTATAATTTCTATAAAAAACTATAATGCGCTACTCAAAAAATAAAGGTATTCTTTTAGCACTTAGTATTATTATTTTTGTAGTATTAACTACAGTTAAATCTTTAGCGGCAACTGAAATTCAATGGACTACGGTTGCTTCATCTCCTGTCGGGACTGGAGAGGCAATGAGTGCAGTAATCGGTGGAAAACTATATCAATTAGGTGGATATACATCTAAGTGGAGACCAACAAATCGTGCTGATGTATACGATCCAGCAACGAATACGTGGCAACGTCTTGCAGATATACCAATAAGAATTACTCACGCAGGAGTTGCGGCTGACCAAGAGAATATTTACTTAGCAGGTGGGTATGTTGGTAAACCTGAAGGCGGACAATTATTTGCGACAAGAAAAGTGTTATGCTACAACATTGCAACTAATACTTGGTCTGAAATGCCGCCATTCCCACAAGCTAGAGGTAGCGGTGGCTTTAGTAATTTAAAAAGAGAATTGCATTTCTTTGGTGGAGCAGATCTTAACAGAATTGACCGTGGCGATCATTGGATACTAAAGCTTGACAATCTTACTGCTGGTTGGCAACCAGCGGCTCCTTTACCTAATCCACGTTCTCACTTGGGAGATGCTATTGTCAACGGCAAGATTTATGCGATCGGCGGGCAGCATAGTTATGATGACTACTTAACAACACAAAATACTGTCCATGCTTGGAATCCTGCAACTAAGCAGTGGACTAAAGTTGCTAATCTACCACAAGGTCGCAGTCATATTGGGGCTGCTACTTTTGTTGTAAATGGAGAAATCTATTTAGTCGGTGGTGAAGTTAAACACAAGCTAGCAGTCAATAAGGTAACGGTATATAATCCTAAAACTAATTTATGGCGTGAATTAACTCCATTACCTGCTAGACTTCACTCTGGTGTTGGTGGTCATATTAACGGTAATATTTACTATTCTTCGGGCGCTCCAGCTTTTAATCATACAGTTTACCGAGGGCAGTTTCAGCTTGTAAATTAGGAAAATTCCTTCAAGAATGTTGCATTTGCACAAAAGCGTCTAATAACACATTAGGAATTGGTCTTGGGCGCATAGTAACAGCTTCAACCCATACCCACAAAGCTTCAGCAGTCACCAACAAGTGATCGTTGCCATATTTGCGAATTTCATAGCGCCGAATCGCACGAGTACCGCGCATTTCTTGCAACCAAGTACGAACTTCTAGCGTATCACCCGCGATCGCTGGACGAAGGTAATCAATCTCGATGCGGCGCATAACAAACACGCCACCCAATTCTCGATAGACATCTAAAGAAAAGCCAAGATGCTCTAAGTGTTCAATTGCAGCTTGTTCGAGGTAATGTTGGTAAACTGAGTTGTTGACATGACCGAGGGCGTCCATTTCATAATGGCGTACCCGTAACTGTGTTGTAAATGGTTGCATGATTGGGAGCGAGGAGTGAGGGGTGAGGGTGAAGATTAGTGTGATTATGTTTAGTCTTCTAGCTACTAACGACTACTCACTGTATGCTTCCATTGGTAGACACGAGCAGACAAAATTGCGATCGCCATAAGCATTATCGATTCGTCCTACAGTAGTCCAAAACTTGTGTTCGCGAGTGTGTAGTGTAGGATAGGCGGCTTGTTCGCGTGAATAAGGATGTTGCCAATCTGAAGTAATTAAAGCATCAGCCGTATGCGGAGCATTTTTCAAGACATTATCATGCATATCTACCTTACCCGCCTCAATTTCTGCGATTTCTTGGCGAATTTGAATCATCGCCTCACAGAAACGATCCAATTCTGCTTTTGATTCGCTTTCTGTTGGTTCTACCATCATTGTGCCAGCAACAGGCCAAGAAACTGTAGGCGCGTGGAAGCCATAATCCATCAAGCGCTTTGCAATGTCGTCTACCTCAATTCCGGCAGATTTCTTCAGCGATCGCAAATCTAAAATACACTCATGAGCGACTAATCCTGCTTTACCCTTGTACAACACTGGATAGTAACGTTGTAAGCGGTGGGCAATATAATTTGCATTGAGAATCGCGACTTTAGTTGCTTGCGTTAAACCTGCCGCACCCATCAAGGCAATATACATCCAGGAAATCGGTAGAATGCTAGCGCTACCCCAAGGTGCAGCGGCGATTGCCCCAATACTTTGTTCGTCACCAATCTGTACAACCGAATGACCTGGTAGAAATGGTACAAGATGCGCTGCTACCCCAATTGGTCCCATTCCTGGACCACCACCACCATGTGGAATACAGAAAGTTTTGTGTAAATTCAAGTGACACACATCCGCGCCATAATCGCCAGGACGACAAATACCAACTTGGGCATTCATATTCGCCCCATCCAGGTAGACTTGTCCGCCATGAGAGTGAACAATCGCGCAAATATCCTTGATTTGTGCTTCAAAAACACCATGTGTTGAAGGATACGTCACCATCAAACCAGTCAGTTCATGAGTGTGCTTTTCTGCTTTCGCCTGGAGATCGGTTAAGTCAATATTACCTTGTTGATCGCAAGCGATCGCCACAACTTTCATTCCCGCCATCACTGCACTTGCGGGGTTTGTGCCATGGGCTGACTCTGGAATCAGACAAACATTGCGATATGCTTCGCCGCGACTTTCGTGATATTGCCGAATGACGAGTAATCCTGCGTATTCTCCTTGCGCACCTGCATTTGGTTGCAGTGAAATTCCGGCAAAACCCGTGATTTCGGCTAAAGCTTGTTCGAGTTGCGCAAATAAAATTTGATACCCTCCGGTTTGGGACAGTGGTGCAAAGGGGTGAATTTTGCAAAATTCCCACCACGAGATTGGCAACATTTCGGTAGTCGCATTTAACTTCATCGTGCATGAACCTAAAGGAATCATTGATGTTGTCAGCGACAGATCCTTGGCTTGCAGTCGGTAAATATACCGCAACATTTCAGTTTCGGCATGATAGCAGTTAAATACAGGATGTGTCAGATAGTCACTACTGCGAGTAAACGGCTTGATACTCTCAAATGCCAATTGAGGAGTTGCTAATTCCTCTAGCGTGAAAGGTACCTCACTTCCGGCAAAAATTTGCCATAAATCGTATAAATCGGCTTCTGTCGTTGTTTCATCCAAGCTAATTGCGATCGCCCTTGGCGCTGCGCTGTGCGCAATCGCATCATCAATAATCCGCAGATTGATTTGCTGGGCTAACGCTGCTTCAATAATTTGTGCAACACGTTCTGGTTCGAGGTCAATCCGCAGCGTATCAAAGTAGTGTTCTGAACCAATGGTGTAACCTAAACGCTTAAGACCATCAGCTAAAAGTACCGTTAGCTGATGAACTCGTTGAGCAATATCTTTCAAGCCTTGCGGTCCATGATAAACCGCGTACATTGATGCCATAACAGCTAATAACACTTGGGCAGTACAAATGTTACTTGTCGCTTTTTCCCGCCGGATATGTTGTTCTCTAGTTTGGAGTGCAAGACGTAGTGCTGGCTTACCGCAAACATCTTTTGAGACACCAACAATGCGTCCTGGTACTTGCCGCTTGTGTTGTTCTTTCGTCGCAAAGTAAGCTGCATGAGGACCGCCGTAGCCAAGAGGAACGCCAAAACGTTGGGTACTCCCGACTGCGATATCTGCCCCAAATTCTCCAGGCGGTGTCAGCAAACACAAGCTTAAAAGATCGGCTGCGACTGTGACTAAAGCCCCTACTGCATGGGCTTGTTCGACAAAGCTACGATAATCGTAAATTGTCCCATCACTCGCCGGATACTGTAGCAACGCACCAAAGATCGACTCGTCGAAGGTAAACGTTTGATGGTCGCCGACAACAATTTTAATTCCTAGCGGTATAGCGCGAGTTTCAACAACTGCGATCGTTTGCGGATGGCAATCTTGCGAAACAAAGAACGTATTTGCTTTTTGTTTACACAGCCCACAACTCATCGCCATCGCTTCAGCTGCTGCAGTAGCTTCATCAAGGAGTGAAGCATTGGCAATTTCCAAACCTGTTAGATCAATGATCGTTGTCTGGAAATTCAGTAGCGCTTCTAGTCGTCCTTGCGAAATCTCTGGTTGATAAGGAGTATAGGCAGTGTACCAGCCTGGATTTTCTAGAATATTGCGTTGAATTACAGGTGGGGTAATGCAGTCGTGATACCCCATACCAATAAACGAGCGAAATACTTGATTTTTTGAAGCAATTTCTTTAAGTTCTGCTAATGCTGCGTATTCACTACGCGCGGCTTCTAGCTGAAGCGG
This genomic interval carries:
- the gcvP gene encoding aminomethyl-transferring glycine dehydrogenase — translated: MVEEAQESFSFAQRHIGSKPEEIQQMLDNLGFSTLDALIDKTVPQAIRLNRPLQLEAARSEYAALAELKEIASKNQVFRSFIGMGYHDCITPPVIQRNILENPGWYTAYTPYQPEISQGRLEALLNFQTTIIDLTGLEIANASLLDEATAAAEAMAMSCGLCKQKANTFFVSQDCHPQTIAVVETRAIPLGIKIVVGDHQTFTFDESIFGALLQYPASDGTIYDYRSFVEQAHAVGALVTVAADLLSLCLLTPPGEFGADIAVGSTQRFGVPLGYGGPHAAYFATKEQHKRQVPGRIVGVSKDVCGKPALRLALQTREQHIRREKATSNICTAQVLLAVMASMYAVYHGPQGLKDIAQRVHQLTVLLADGLKRLGYTIGSEHYFDTLRIDLEPERVAQIIEAALAQQINLRIIDDAIAHSAAPRAIAISLDETTTEADLYDLWQIFAGSEVPFTLEELATPQLAFESIKPFTRSSDYLTHPVFNCYHAETEMLRYIYRLQAKDLSLTTSMIPLGSCTMKLNATTEMLPISWWEFCKIHPFAPLSQTGGYQILFAQLEQALAEITGFAGISLQPNAGAQGEYAGLLVIRQYHESRGEAYRNVCLIPESAHGTNPASAVMAGMKVVAIACDQQGNIDLTDLQAKAEKHTHELTGLMVTYPSTHGVFEAQIKDICAIVHSHGGQVYLDGANMNAQVGICRPGDYGADVCHLNLHKTFCIPHGGGGPGMGPIGVAAHLVPFLPGHSVVQIGDEQSIGAIAAAPWGSASILPISWMYIALMGAAGLTQATKVAILNANYIAHRLQRYYPVLYKGKAGLVAHECILDLRSLKKSAGIEVDDIAKRLMDYGFHAPTVSWPVAGTMMVEPTESESKAELDRFCEAMIQIRQEIAEIEAGKVDMHDNVLKNAPHTADALITSDWQHPYSREQAAYPTLHTREHKFWTTVGRIDNAYGDRNFVCSCLPMEAYSE
- a CDS encoding RNA-guided endonuclease InsQ/TnpB family protein, whose product is MKQVLTIVCKLNPTPEQVVKIEATLKAFADACNYVNQTVKPTITSASSIQNLVYPEVRSIYGLSANLAVRACARVGANRKTAKLKGKPVKSFKPTSVDYDARIFDFREKDWTASLTLVDGREHIKLVVSNYQRGKLVGRKPTSAQLCKHRDGQYYIHIQVKDEAPQPIKSDNVIGVDFGRREIAHTSSGDQWDGKQIQRVRDKYNRVRASLAKKATKGTRSTRPAARRLLKRLQGRERRFQMWLNHNISKRIVQSAIATKSVVAIENLTGIRDRTNAKPRNKVERFRSNSWAFYQLRQFLEYKGLQFGVEIIAVPPAWSSQTCHKCLHIGLRSEKSFKCTNDSCLWHGDSNWIAANVLSLIGAVAVNPLRGSVLSCERIRATESPAILSLG
- a CDS encoding acyl-CoA thioesterase, whose translation is MQPFTTQLRVRHYEMDALGHVNNSVYQHYLEQAAIEHLEHLGFSLDVYRELGGVFVMRRIEIDYLRPAIAGDTLEVRTWLQEMRGTRAIRRYEIRKYGNDHLLVTAEALWVWVEAVTMRPRPIPNVLLDAFVQMQHS
- a CDS encoding Kelch repeat-containing protein; translation: MRYSKNKGILLALSIIIFVVLTTVKSLAATEIQWTTVASSPVGTGEAMSAVIGGKLYQLGGYTSKWRPTNRADVYDPATNTWQRLADIPIRITHAGVAADQENIYLAGGYVGKPEGGQLFATRKVLCYNIATNTWSEMPPFPQARGSGGFSNLKRELHFFGGADLNRIDRGDHWILKLDNLTAGWQPAAPLPNPRSHLGDAIVNGKIYAIGGQHSYDDYLTTQNTVHAWNPATKQWTKVANLPQGRSHIGAATFVVNGEIYLVGGEVKHKLAVNKVTVYNPKTNLWRELTPLPARLHSGVGGHINGNIYYSSGAPAFNHTVYRGQFQLVN